One stretch of Corynebacterium callunae DSM 20147 DNA includes these proteins:
- a CDS encoding glycosyltransferase codes for MSATNLAVEQLQRVLLPRRGEPADVRSLYLLEAENNKERLVWDDRFSVAIPAGAEVSFQTYFNAFPASYWRRWSQLDSVVLKLKVSGEARVDLYRSKIDGARIGITGSVVKDDVIEFEVSLAPFEDGGWIWFDLTAETDATIEEAGWFAPCAPKAQIMPDGTEVGPFEARATIGIPTFNRPADAVAALEALASDPAVDAVIDTLIMPDQGNKHPADEPGYQAAVEHFGERFYEFRQGNLGGSGGYSRIMFEALGGVDGKGAAGAAQSPYILYMDDDIAIEPDSVLRALQVARYAKSPILVGGQMLNLQERSHLHSMGEVVGHHDFMWTSAPHVHYDHDFSKHPLHDRGQFGDKPDAPNSRDLHRRIDVDFNGWWMCMIPRVVAEKIGQPLPLFIKWDDAEYGLRAKAAGFPTATWPGIAIWHMAWSDKDDAIDWQAYFHLRNRLVVAAIHHDGDVAGIVKSMQKATFKHLLCLEYSTVAIQNEAMKDFLAGPEKLFDILETSLPRIAAIRKTYPDAVVLPSATELPNATGAPGVPTKDIGGRLAPIKKAMWLAKGLKHSLSKEDPAHHEVPQANFAPIEARWFSLSRVDGATVTTADGRGVVYRKRDRDKAKELGKEARDLQKQVAERFDELRTRYRAAHAELVSREAWGKVFDEQ; via the coding sequence ATGAGCGCAACAAACCTGGCGGTTGAGCAGCTACAGCGCGTGCTCCTGCCGAGGCGCGGCGAGCCGGCGGATGTCAGGTCCCTATACCTGCTTGAAGCTGAAAATAATAAGGAACGCTTGGTATGGGATGACCGTTTCAGCGTTGCTATCCCCGCGGGTGCAGAGGTGTCTTTCCAGACTTACTTCAATGCCTTCCCCGCAAGCTACTGGCGCCGCTGGTCCCAACTCGATTCTGTAGTACTCAAGCTGAAGGTTTCCGGCGAAGCCCGTGTGGACCTTTATCGCTCCAAAATTGATGGCGCACGCATCGGAATCACCGGTTCCGTTGTTAAAGATGATGTCATTGAATTTGAAGTGTCACTAGCGCCTTTTGAAGACGGTGGCTGGATCTGGTTCGACCTCACCGCCGAAACCGACGCCACCATTGAAGAAGCTGGCTGGTTTGCACCATGTGCGCCAAAGGCTCAAATCATGCCTGATGGCACTGAAGTTGGACCTTTTGAAGCTCGCGCAACCATCGGCATTCCAACCTTCAACCGTCCGGCAGATGCCGTGGCAGCACTGGAGGCCCTTGCCTCTGACCCGGCTGTGGACGCTGTTATTGACACCTTGATCATGCCTGATCAGGGAAATAAGCACCCCGCTGATGAGCCTGGTTACCAGGCTGCAGTAGAGCACTTTGGCGAGCGCTTTTATGAATTCCGCCAGGGCAACCTCGGCGGCTCCGGCGGTTATTCTCGCATCATGTTTGAGGCCTTGGGCGGCGTTGACGGCAAGGGCGCAGCTGGTGCAGCACAAAGCCCTTACATCCTGTACATGGATGATGACATTGCCATCGAGCCGGACTCCGTGCTGCGTGCGTTGCAGGTAGCTCGTTATGCAAAGTCCCCAATTTTGGTTGGCGGACAAATGCTCAACCTCCAGGAGCGCAGCCACCTGCACTCCATGGGCGAGGTTGTGGGACACCATGACTTCATGTGGACCTCTGCGCCTCATGTGCACTATGACCATGACTTCTCCAAGCACCCACTGCACGACCGCGGACAATTTGGCGACAAGCCAGATGCTCCCAACTCCCGCGATCTCCACCGCCGCATTGATGTAGATTTCAACGGTTGGTGGATGTGCATGATCCCACGCGTGGTTGCAGAAAAGATCGGCCAGCCATTGCCACTGTTTATTAAGTGGGATGACGCCGAATACGGTCTACGTGCCAAGGCAGCAGGATTCCCCACCGCCACCTGGCCTGGCATTGCCATCTGGCATATGGCTTGGTCCGATAAGGATGACGCCATTGACTGGCAAGCCTATTTTCACCTGCGTAACCGCCTGGTAGTTGCAGCTATTCACCACGACGGTGACGTTGCTGGAATTGTAAAGTCCATGCAAAAGGCTACTTTTAAGCACTTGCTCTGCCTGGAATACTCCACCGTGGCTATTCAAAATGAAGCCATGAAGGACTTCCTGGCCGGACCAGAAAAGCTCTTTGACATTCTGGAAACCTCCTTGCCTCGCATCGCTGCGATCCGCAAGACCTACCCAGATGCTGTGGTCTTGCCAAGCGCTACCGAACTGCCTAATGCCACCGGTGCACCTGGTGTGCCCACCAAGGACATTGGCGGACGTCTCGCACCAATCAAGAAGGCAATGTGGCTGGCTAAGGGTCTCAAGCACTCCCTGTCCAAGGAAGATCCAGCTCACCACGAGGTGCCACAGGCGAACTTCGCACCAATCGAGGCACGCTGGTTTAGCCTTTCCCGCGTTGACGGCGCTACTGTCACCACGGCCGATGGCCGCGGTGTGGTCTACCGCAAGCGCGACCGCGACAAGGCCAAGGAGCTGGGCAAGGAGGCTCGCGACCTGCAGAAGCAGGTAGCAGAGCGTTTCGACGAACTACGCACCCGATACCGCGCAGCACATGCAGAACTCGTGAGCCGTGAGGCATGGGGAAAGGTTTTTGATGAGCAATAA
- a CDS encoding DUF5129 domain-containing protein, producing the protein MALQSLTKTTCGLAAGALIVMAAPLAAPAFAQDTMTDPGVIEVSVLDNADKLAASDEDFLSSDTQKIDFPAEVKSVHYITFADGSENTNDDVENFLRAQQPALIQEDSFAPGVVIIAVGFNPNTMGAYAGNDVAAATGIAEQDRIDGITDVMRPLLQDGKTSLAMLEGAKSVADTSVVAEDNSLGAGWIAGIVGGIAALTAAIVAWAWGHERKKKARTARENFDYAQRHYGEVAQQLDGINVRAHSLTSPLANDELRRQWDDVHGRFLEVNDIFGSLEGLKASSPDKDFVKASDDISKAHTAISQVEKAQENIDTLYNMEHGDEGVRRRELTRLREDMQEARQDINDKNSLVDDTLRTLISRTEGLSPASPAFMDDYARLIRDYAVALRGVEKQLGETKQTTDRTAPAIYDDNWRVGTGYNAFVPYYMISTWHAADVSAASSASSGSANTSFSSGFSGAGGGSSW; encoded by the coding sequence ATGGCACTTCAATCACTGACCAAGACCACCTGTGGACTAGCAGCCGGCGCATTGATAGTGATGGCCGCTCCCCTTGCTGCACCCGCATTTGCCCAAGACACGATGACAGATCCAGGAGTTATCGAGGTAAGCGTCCTTGATAACGCAGATAAACTAGCAGCCTCTGATGAGGACTTCTTAAGCTCCGATACTCAGAAAATTGACTTCCCTGCCGAAGTTAAATCCGTGCACTACATCACCTTCGCCGACGGCAGCGAGAACACTAATGATGATGTGGAAAACTTCCTACGCGCGCAACAGCCCGCACTAATCCAGGAAGACTCTTTTGCACCTGGGGTTGTCATTATTGCCGTGGGTTTTAATCCCAACACCATGGGTGCGTATGCCGGAAATGATGTTGCAGCAGCTACCGGCATTGCTGAACAAGATCGCATTGATGGAATTACAGACGTTATGCGTCCACTACTCCAAGATGGCAAAACTTCATTGGCCATGTTGGAGGGGGCTAAATCAGTAGCTGATACCTCGGTGGTAGCTGAAGATAACAGCCTCGGCGCAGGTTGGATCGCAGGCATTGTCGGTGGCATCGCTGCGTTGACGGCTGCCATTGTGGCCTGGGCTTGGGGCCATGAAAGAAAGAAAAAGGCCCGTACCGCGCGCGAGAACTTCGATTATGCACAGCGCCATTATGGTGAGGTTGCCCAGCAGCTTGATGGCATTAATGTGCGTGCCCATTCCCTGACCTCACCATTGGCTAATGATGAACTACGCCGCCAGTGGGATGATGTGCATGGCAGGTTCCTCGAGGTCAACGATATTTTTGGGAGTTTGGAAGGTCTTAAGGCCAGCTCTCCTGATAAGGATTTTGTCAAAGCTTCAGACGATATCTCCAAGGCACATACTGCAATTAGCCAGGTGGAAAAAGCTCAGGAAAATATCGACACCCTCTACAACATGGAGCATGGGGATGAAGGAGTGCGCCGCCGTGAGCTCACTCGTTTACGTGAAGATATGCAAGAGGCACGACAAGATATTAACGATAAAAATTCCCTGGTGGATGACACCTTGCGCACGCTCATTTCACGCACTGAAGGCCTTTCTCCTGCATCACCAGCTTTTATGGATGACTACGCCCGCTTGATTCGCGATTATGCGGTGGCGCTTCGCGGCGTCGAAAAGCAACTTGGTGAAACCAAGCAAACCACTGACCGCACTGCCCCTGCCATCTACGATGACAACTGGCGGGTTGGCACGGGATACAACGCCTTTGTGCCTTATTACATGATCAGCACCTGGCATGCAGCCGATGTTAGCGCTGCTTCTAGTGCTTCCTCAGGCAGCGCAAATACCTCATTTAGCAGTGGTTTCTCTGGCGCTGGCGGTGGCTCCAGTTGGTAA
- a CDS encoding phosphatase PAP2 family protein: MDRQIMEFFNSLRNPALDPIIVIFTQVTGPTVMFLLAGVLSISKRSAFPAAAVLFANLSSTLLKAILERPRPQLAPHLVTETNFSLPSGHAVGAAALATVLTLIFRRWWLMIVWLIALLIGLARLYVGVHWPSDLLAGWALGCMVVLGIYGIFRLAKLPTGATASARETTAK, encoded by the coding sequence GTGGATCGGCAGATTATGGAATTTTTTAACTCTTTAAGAAACCCCGCATTAGACCCCATTATTGTCATCTTTACACAGGTCACCGGCCCAACTGTGATGTTTTTATTGGCCGGGGTCCTAAGTATCAGTAAGCGTAGTGCCTTCCCGGCAGCGGCCGTGCTCTTTGCTAATTTATCCAGCACGCTGCTTAAAGCCATATTGGAGCGTCCGCGACCCCAGTTGGCGCCACATTTGGTTACTGAGACCAATTTTTCGCTGCCTTCAGGTCATGCGGTGGGCGCTGCTGCTCTGGCCACGGTGCTCACCCTCATATTTCGTCGTTGGTGGCTGATGATTGTGTGGTTAATAGCCCTGCTCATCGGCCTGGCACGGCTGTATGTGGGCGTACATTGGCCCAGCGACCTGCTGGCAGGCTGGGCGCTGGGCTGCATGGTTGTACTGGGAATTTATGGCATTTTTAGACTGGCAAAATTACCAACTGGAGCCACCGCCAGCGCCAGAGAAACCACTGCTAAATGA
- a CDS encoding flavin-containing monooxygenase, with the protein MESLEQALAAPDATSAAAAVVELFEAEGYWRDLLGFSWNLTTAEGAAQISDLISSTWPDSALRNISLKGDAADEGEGVTRVHFSCESAHFSCTGIVRLRDGKAWTMLTSARELLEYPEPKGRRRELGAVHGQTEDTRNWSDRKKERQEALGNTEQPYVLIVGGGQGGIALGARLKRLGVPALIVDKAARPGDQWRSRYRSLCLHDPVWYDHLPYLPFPDDWPVFTPKDKMGDWLEHYVGIMDLDYWTNTECLNATFNEAEQRWDVAVNHDGTETTLHPTQLVMATGMSGSPNRPHLKGEENFRGEIRHSSEHRGGDADRGKNVVVLGANNSAHDICADLYANGAKPVMIQRTSTHIVRSESLMREVFGPLYSEDALEAGIDTDTADLLFASWPYKVLPGIQKGAFDKIREDDKEFYEKLEKAGFLLDFGDDDSGLFLKYLRRGSGYYIDVGASELVADGKIPVRSGVSIAEVKENSVLLTDGTELPADVIVLATGYGNMNNWVAQLVSPEAAEKVGPCWGLGSDTTKDPGPWVGELRNMWKPTTIDGLWFHGGNLHQSRHYSRYLALQLKARFEGMETPVYSKTESAEVSA; encoded by the coding sequence CTGGAATCCCTCGAGCAAGCCCTCGCCGCACCAGATGCCACAAGCGCAGCAGCTGCCGTGGTGGAACTTTTCGAAGCAGAAGGTTATTGGCGTGACCTCCTAGGTTTTAGCTGGAACCTCACCACCGCCGAGGGTGCTGCGCAGATTTCCGATTTGATCAGCTCCACCTGGCCCGACAGTGCGCTGCGCAATATTTCTCTCAAAGGTGACGCCGCTGATGAAGGCGAAGGTGTAACCCGCGTGCACTTTAGCTGCGAATCTGCACACTTTTCCTGCACGGGAATTGTGCGCCTGCGTGATGGCAAAGCCTGGACCATGCTCACCTCTGCCCGCGAATTGCTGGAATACCCAGAACCTAAGGGACGTCGCCGCGAGCTAGGCGCAGTGCATGGACAAACGGAAGATACCCGCAACTGGAGCGATCGCAAGAAGGAACGTCAGGAAGCTCTGGGTAATACCGAGCAGCCTTATGTGTTGATTGTGGGTGGTGGCCAAGGTGGCATTGCACTTGGCGCACGCCTAAAAAGGCTTGGAGTTCCAGCCCTGATTGTGGATAAAGCTGCCCGCCCAGGCGATCAGTGGCGCAGCCGTTATCGTTCCCTCTGCCTGCACGATCCAGTCTGGTACGACCACCTGCCATATCTCCCCTTCCCTGATGACTGGCCAGTGTTTACGCCTAAGGACAAGATGGGCGATTGGCTGGAGCACTATGTGGGCATTATGGATCTGGATTATTGGACCAACACTGAATGCCTCAACGCCACTTTTAATGAAGCAGAACAGCGCTGGGATGTGGCAGTAAACCACGATGGCACTGAAACCACCTTGCACCCCACCCAGTTGGTGATGGCAACCGGCATGTCAGGCTCCCCCAACCGCCCACACCTTAAAGGTGAAGAGAATTTCCGCGGAGAAATCCGCCACTCCTCTGAGCACCGCGGTGGCGACGCCGACCGTGGCAAGAATGTGGTCGTGCTTGGTGCCAATAACTCAGCCCACGATATTTGCGCTGATCTTTATGCCAATGGCGCAAAACCTGTGATGATTCAACGCACCTCCACTCATATCGTGCGTTCCGAATCCCTTATGCGAGAGGTTTTCGGCCCGCTTTATTCCGAGGATGCGCTTGAAGCGGGCATTGACACCGATACCGCTGATCTGCTCTTTGCTTCTTGGCCTTATAAAGTGCTGCCCGGAATTCAAAAAGGTGCCTTTGACAAAATCCGCGAGGATGACAAAGAGTTCTACGAGAAGCTGGAAAAAGCTGGCTTCCTCCTCGACTTCGGCGATGATGATTCCGGCCTCTTCCTAAAATACCTGCGTCGCGGCTCCGGCTACTACATCGACGTGGGAGCCTCTGAACTCGTGGCCGATGGCAAGATTCCGGTTCGTTCCGGTGTGAGCATTGCAGAAGTTAAGGAAAACTCGGTGCTTCTCACCGATGGAACGGAACTGCCTGCCGATGTAATTGTGCTGGCCACTGGCTACGGCAATATGAATAACTGGGTAGCACAGCTGGTTAGCCCAGAAGCTGCCGAAAAGGTGGGTCCTTGTTGGGGCCTTGGCTCTGATACCACCAAGGATCCCGGCCCTTGGGTGGGAGAGCTGCGCAATATGTGGAAGCCCACTACCATTGATGGCCTATGGTTCCACGGCGGCAACCTACACCAGTCCCGCCACTACTCCCGTTACTTGGCGCTGCAGCTCAAGGCACGTTTTGAGGGCATGGAGACCCCGGTGTACAGCAAGACTGAGAGTGCCGAGGTTTCGGCATAA
- the glf gene encoding UDP-galactopyranose mutase, whose product MTESKNYDLIVVGSGLFGLTVAERTASQLGKKVLIVERRSHLGGNAYSEAEPETGIEIHKYGAHLFHTSNQRVWEYVNQFTDFTGYQHRVFAMHDGTAYQFPMGLGLINQFFGKYYSPDEARELIKEQSSEIDSAAASNLEEKAISLIGRPLYEAFIRDYTAKQWQTDPKNLPAGNITRLPVRYNFNNRYFNDTYEGLPVDGYTAWLERMADNELIDVHLDTDWFEVRDEIRRANPDAPVVYTGPLDLYFDYSEGKLGWRTLDFETEVVETGDFQGTPVMNYNDADVPFTRIHEFRHFHPEREEQYPKDKTVIMREFSRFAEGNDEPYYPINTPDDREMLKRYRERAAAEAANNKVLFGGRLGTYQYLDMHMAIGAALSMFDNKLAPFFNEGAPLEQERGH is encoded by the coding sequence ATGACGGAATCAAAAAACTACGATCTCATCGTTGTAGGCTCTGGACTTTTTGGACTCACCGTGGCGGAAAGAACCGCCAGCCAACTGGGCAAAAAAGTCCTCATTGTTGAGCGTCGCTCCCACCTCGGTGGTAATGCCTACTCCGAGGCTGAGCCAGAAACTGGCATTGAGATCCACAAATATGGTGCGCACCTATTCCACACCTCCAACCAGCGCGTGTGGGAATACGTCAACCAGTTCACCGACTTCACCGGTTACCAGCACCGCGTTTTTGCCATGCACGATGGCACCGCCTACCAATTCCCAATGGGACTTGGCCTGATTAACCAGTTCTTTGGCAAGTACTACAGCCCAGATGAGGCCCGTGAGCTGATCAAAGAGCAGTCCTCTGAGATTGATTCAGCTGCAGCTTCCAACCTGGAAGAAAAAGCCATCTCTTTGATTGGCCGCCCACTGTATGAAGCTTTCATCCGCGATTACACCGCAAAGCAGTGGCAGACCGATCCAAAGAACCTGCCAGCTGGCAACATCACCCGTCTGCCAGTGCGCTATAACTTCAACAACCGCTACTTCAACGACACCTATGAAGGTCTGCCAGTAGACGGCTACACCGCCTGGCTCGAGCGCATGGCTGACAATGAGCTCATCGATGTTCATCTGGACACCGACTGGTTTGAAGTACGCGATGAAATCCGCCGCGCTAACCCAGACGCACCAGTGGTCTACACCGGACCACTAGACCTCTACTTTGACTACTCCGAAGGAAAGCTGGGCTGGCGCACCCTCGACTTTGAAACTGAAGTTGTAGAAACCGGCGACTTCCAGGGCACTCCAGTGATGAACTACAACGATGCAGATGTGCCATTCACCCGCATCCACGAGTTCCGTCACTTCCACCCAGAGCGTGAAGAGCAGTACCCCAAGGACAAAACCGTCATCATGCGTGAGTTCTCTCGCTTTGCTGAAGGTAATGACGAGCCTTATTACCCCATTAACACCCCAGATGACCGCGAGATGCTAAAGAGGTACCGCGAGCGTGCCGCTGCTGAGGCTGCTAATAATAAGGTGCTTTTTGGTGGACGTCTTGGCACCTACCAGTACCTAGATATGCACATGGCTATTGGTGCCGCATTGAGCATGTTCGACAACAAGCTCGCACCCTTCTTTAACGAAGGCGCACCACTAGAGCAAGAGCGCGGACACTAA
- a CDS encoding N-acetylmuramoyl-L-alanine amidase, with amino-acid sequence MQQRRRISEERRKPILAIILSTALAASGLVAAGTQYLNTQSEGIGPVAVENVSESFSNGTNVVVEDAAITAQGEDSGPRTVKEFQRAEPFSMFALTWTGPKDVTAFVRAEQADGSWSQWYTMEPLATQSSDPNGKNGTDLIWHGPTTKIQVATHNVELFDDQTAVTGADEAGVAVPAAEAPVAEAPAEAAPAIEAPAVEAPAAEAAPVAEYSADTQDTPAATDGLAPLPSNYGEIQPVADVDAGLDAVFIDGNEEAGVGIDNVADTDGMPKVISRAGWGADETLRCSDPTIDDGVSAITIHHTAGSNNYTPAQSAAQVRGYYNYHAVTLGWCDIGYQSLVDKYGTIYEGRYGGMTRAVQGAHAGGFNQNTWAISMMGDYSTVQPSSATIQSVGELAGWRAKVAGFDPTGSDTHFSEGTSYSKYSYGTSVTLPNIFAHRDVGTTSCPGDAGYAQMSTIRSIAKAKYTALQTGVTTSAPQSTATSTPTTTKATTPATTTAAPTTEPASQPTAPTPGTDDQLAELLASGSADSNTMALLTGLGSIAAVILAAVLGSNDISALASNIGNNNGVPVLNDLKISEVIPVVNTVINLTGDNKYSRTWNDLNSTLGPVLGAATGGETTVNYTSDQNSEVSFVPFENGLMISSPEAGTHALWGAIGDAWAAQGADLGPLGLPTSNEYTVGNQLRVDFQNGYITFDKTTGNTEIHSN; translated from the coding sequence GTGCAGCAAAGACGCCGCATTAGCGAGGAAAGGCGAAAGCCCATACTCGCAATTATTTTGTCTACAGCGCTGGCCGCTTCTGGCCTTGTCGCTGCAGGCACGCAGTACCTCAATACTCAGAGCGAGGGCATTGGCCCAGTAGCTGTGGAAAATGTGTCAGAATCCTTCTCCAACGGCACCAACGTTGTTGTTGAAGATGCCGCAATCACCGCACAGGGTGAGGATTCCGGTCCCCGTACCGTCAAGGAATTCCAGCGCGCTGAGCCATTTTCCATGTTCGCACTGACCTGGACCGGCCCAAAAGATGTCACCGCCTTTGTCCGCGCAGAACAGGCTGATGGCAGCTGGTCCCAGTGGTACACCATGGAACCACTGGCCACCCAGTCCAGCGATCCCAACGGCAAAAACGGCACCGACCTCATCTGGCACGGACCTACCACCAAGATCCAGGTAGCCACCCACAACGTTGAGCTTTTCGACGACCAGACCGCCGTAACCGGTGCGGATGAAGCCGGCGTTGCGGTTCCAGCAGCCGAGGCTCCTGTTGCAGAGGCACCAGCTGAGGCTGCCCCTGCAATTGAGGCTCCTGCTGTTGAGGCTCCAGCAGCCGAAGCAGCACCAGTTGCGGAATACTCCGCTGATACCCAGGACACTCCAGCAGCAACCGATGGATTGGCACCACTGCCTTCCAACTATGGCGAGATCCAACCAGTTGCTGATGTTGATGCAGGCCTAGACGCTGTCTTTATCGATGGCAATGAAGAAGCTGGCGTTGGCATTGACAACGTTGCTGATACCGATGGCATGCCAAAGGTTATTTCCCGTGCAGGATGGGGTGCAGATGAAACCCTACGCTGCTCCGATCCCACCATTGATGATGGCGTTTCGGCGATCACCATTCACCACACCGCCGGCAGCAATAACTACACTCCTGCGCAGTCCGCTGCCCAGGTTCGTGGTTACTACAACTACCACGCCGTAACCCTCGGCTGGTGCGATATTGGATACCAGTCTTTGGTCGATAAGTACGGCACCATCTACGAAGGCCGTTACGGCGGAATGACCCGCGCAGTGCAGGGCGCACACGCTGGTGGCTTTAACCAGAACACCTGGGCCATCTCCATGATGGGTGATTACTCCACCGTGCAGCCATCTAGCGCTACCATTCAGTCTGTTGGTGAGCTCGCAGGCTGGCGCGCAAAGGTAGCAGGTTTTGATCCAACTGGTTCAGATACCCACTTCTCTGAGGGCACCTCCTATTCCAAGTACTCCTATGGCACCTCGGTGACTCTGCCAAATATCTTCGCGCACCGCGATGTTGGCACCACCTCTTGCCCAGGTGATGCAGGTTATGCGCAGATGTCCACCATCCGCAGCATTGCCAAGGCAAAGTACACTGCCTTGCAAACTGGTGTGACCACCAGTGCTCCGCAGTCCACTGCAACCAGCACGCCGACTACCACCAAGGCCACTACCCCAGCGACCACCACCGCTGCGCCTACTACTGAGCCAGCGTCTCAGCCAACCGCACCAACCCCCGGTACCGATGATCAGCTCGCTGAACTGCTGGCTAGCGGCTCCGCTGATTCCAACACCATGGCACTGCTTACCGGCTTGGGCTCTATCGCTGCAGTGATTTTGGCAGCCGTCTTGGGTTCCAATGACATCTCTGCTTTGGCTTCCAACATTGGCAATAACAATGGTGTACCAGTACTCAATGATCTCAAGATCAGTGAAGTCATCCCAGTTGTAAATACCGTTATCAACCTCACTGGCGATAACAAGTACTCCCGTACTTGGAATGATCTCAATAGCACGCTCGGCCCAGTGCTCGGCGCTGCAACTGGTGGCGAAACCACTGTGAACTACACCAGCGATCAAAACTCCGAAGTTTCCTTCGTACCTTTTGAAAATGGTCTCATGATCTCCTCCCCGGAGGCTGGCACCCATGCACTATGGGGTGCGATCGGTGACGCTTGGGCTGCACAAGGCGCAGACCTTGGACCACTTGGCCTACCAACCAGCAATGAATACACCGTTGGCAATCAGCTTCGTGTTGATTTCCAGAATGGTTATATCACCTTCGATAAGACCACTGGAAACACCGAGATTCATAGCAACTAG
- a CDS encoding FAD:protein FMN transferase — protein MQPWVHVEQIMGLPISLHVRGVGEHQGCVEKRATAFFEHLKRADHIFSLWRPDSDISRLARGEVGVAQLDPLVNKVWELAEHAQQATEGAYSAFGLSDDYRPIINGKHVSAHFDPTGLVKGWAVEEAATAELERLVELGMSVCVNAGGDVWMRTAENDPEGWNVGIENAANPQEIATVIKVRNGAVATSGTYARGQHIYSPLLDMPAPWEGSLTVSGPTLTWADIWATAAFASPEVTPDHGCTVVIDQRKAY, from the coding sequence ATGCAACCGTGGGTGCACGTGGAGCAGATTATGGGTCTGCCAATTTCCCTTCATGTGCGTGGCGTTGGGGAGCATCAGGGGTGCGTCGAAAAGCGCGCAACGGCGTTTTTTGAGCACCTGAAACGCGCTGACCACATCTTTTCCCTGTGGCGTCCGGACTCTGATATTTCGCGCTTAGCGCGCGGCGAGGTTGGCGTGGCCCAGCTAGATCCGCTGGTTAATAAGGTGTGGGAGCTGGCTGAGCACGCACAACAGGCCACCGAGGGTGCCTATTCCGCTTTTGGGCTTAGCGACGACTACCGCCCGATTATCAATGGAAAACACGTATCTGCCCATTTTGACCCCACTGGTTTGGTGAAGGGTTGGGCAGTGGAGGAAGCAGCGACGGCAGAGTTGGAGCGCCTGGTGGAACTAGGTATGAGTGTATGTGTCAATGCTGGTGGTGATGTATGGATGCGTACCGCGGAGAATGATCCGGAGGGCTGGAATGTAGGCATTGAAAATGCTGCCAATCCTCAAGAAATTGCCACCGTCATTAAGGTGCGTAATGGGGCGGTTGCTACCTCTGGAACCTATGCGCGTGGTCAGCATATTTATTCGCCTTTGTTGGATATGCCAGCGCCGTGGGAGGGTTCTTTAACAGTTAGCGGGCCAACGCTGACCTGGGCAGATATTTGGGCAACGGCCGCTTTTGCTAGCCCGGAAGTTACGCCTGATCATGGCTGCACGGTGGTAATTGATCAGCGAAAGGCATACTAA
- a CDS encoding FMN-binding protein — MKKIAWWLMSTLTACVLILGYRTSSATEPALVSETVAVGPAVAGGADPEETTATTAATAAETTVSSNDGTYTGVSAPTKFGPVQVQITVSDGQITAVEAIDYPTSNGKDQQINSRAIPKLNQEAVAAQSANINTVSGATYTTDGYITSLQSAIDQAGL, encoded by the coding sequence ATGAAAAAGATCGCCTGGTGGCTGATGTCCACCCTCACTGCCTGCGTCCTAATTTTGGGATATCGCACCAGCTCTGCCACAGAACCTGCCCTCGTTTCTGAAACTGTGGCAGTAGGCCCCGCTGTTGCGGGTGGTGCAGACCCCGAAGAAACTACTGCAACTACAGCCGCCACAGCAGCGGAAACCACCGTGTCCAGCAATGATGGCACTTATACGGGAGTCTCGGCACCTACTAAATTTGGTCCGGTACAGGTGCAAATTACTGTTAGCGACGGCCAGATCACTGCCGTGGAAGCCATCGATTATCCGACCAGTAATGGCAAAGACCAGCAGATTAACTCCCGCGCTATCCCGAAGCTCAACCAAGAAGCAGTGGCTGCGCAGTCGGCAAATATCAACACCGTTTCTGGCGCAACCTATACCACCGATGGTTATATCACCTCCCTGCAATCAGCCATTGACCAGGCGGGACTCTAA